Within bacterium, the genomic segment AAACACGGTCGGCGACAATTCGCCGGCGATCTTGAACATGTTTGGAATCATCAGCAGGAGGCCCTGGGACGCCGTAAAGGTCGTTGTCAGAGCGCCGGTAGTGAGTGAGCCGTGGCAAGCGCCGGAAGCGCCGCCTTCGGACTGCATTTCGACTACGGTTGGGATTGTGCCCCAGATATTCTTTTCGTGTTTCGCCGATTTGGCGTCAGCGATTTCGCCCATTACCGATGACGGTGTGATCGGGTAGATGGCGATGACTTCATTGGTTGCATGTGCAACATGAGCGACGGCGGTGTTGCCGTCGATTGACACCATGCGGCGTTTGGCGGTTTTTGCTCCGCTATCACCGGCTGCCGTTTTCTGTTCTTTCTCGTGGCTATTTATCACAAAGATCACCAGATCCTTTCTGAACGTGGCGCCCTCATGACGCCATTTGAATCTTCTATTTGATAACGGCTCAGCCTGTGCGACTACTTGCGTATTCGCGCGCGGGTAATGCCTTTCTGAGCCTGATACTTGCCTTTTTTATCCGCATAAGAAGTTTCGCACAACTCGTCTGCTCCGATGAACAGCACTTGGGCGATACCTTCATTGGCATAAAGCCGAACCGGCAGGGGAGTGGTGTTCGATATCGAGATCGTGACGAACCCTTCCCATTCCGGCTCCAGCGGAGTTACGTTGACCACCACACCGCAGCGTGCGTAGGTCGACTTGCCGAAACAAATCGCCAGCACGTCGCGTGGAATACGGAAATACTCCAGGCTACGCGCCAGCACAAATGAATTCGGTGGTATCTTTATCGACTTCATTTTCATCGCAACAAAGTCGTCGCTACTTTGATCTTTCGGATCAATGACTGCGGCATGAACCGGCGTGTAGACTTTGAACTCATCTGAGAGTCTCATGTCG encodes:
- a CDS encoding dCTP deaminase; amino-acid sequence: MSIKPDHWIVRMAKENRMIEPFANKQVSKQVISFGVSSYGYDMRLSDEFKVYTPVHAAVIDPKDQSSDDFVAMKMKSIKIPPNSFVLARSLEYFRIPRDVLAICFGKSTYARCGVVVNVTPLEPEWEGFVTISISNTTPLPVRLYANEGIAQVLFIGADELCETSYADKKGKYQAQKGITRARIRK